The DNA window CTGGCACACCTGGAACACCGTGAACCTGCACATTAAACAGCCGCAAATCAACACATTCAGAAAGGGGCCTGATTGGTTAGGTTTCTCATTTAAGTGCCGTGTTCTGGGCGAGCACATGTGGAAATATTACATCATATCACAAAAATATCTTTAAGTGATAAAAGGTCATAAAAGTGTCTTAAATTTTCCGAAATCCAGGTTGGATGGGTCATAAATATTTTGTCACTTCATGGGAAAAATTCCCAGCACAAAAAATCTGTGATTTTTCCACCTACAAATTTACATCACACTCGCAATCAAAACTTTAGAGCATCAGGAGATCACTGATTAATTTATCCTCCAATAATGAATGAACACACATTTTCCAGGAGAGGCTGTGGGGATTTCGGGATTCACAGGATGGAAATCCCAGTCAGACAAGAACTCCCTTTtaccaggaagaaacctccaacagaaccgaTCAGGGAGGGAAAGCCATCCGACGTTGGGACAGGAGTGAAAGATTATGGGCAGTAATCAGGATCTGTAGGCAGGAGCATAAATCAGTCtcctctttattttatttttaaacttttacatgttctcatttacaaacatgacctggcctaCGTATAAACGGATTTTACCTGAATTTCTGTCGAACGTCGGCATGTTGGAGTCCAGGCCGGGAATCCTGCTCGCACAGAGCTTCGTATTCAGCctctgatgatgatgtttgCGTCCCTCAGAGCCCAGCTAACTGCCGGCATCGCTGTGTGTGCTTCAGGCCCTGAAACAGAGACAGGCGCCCCATGAGAGCATCACTTATTGTTTTAGAGGAGGGGGTTTACGGACAGCCACATCAGGAAGGTTCAGATGAAGTTGTCCAGGATTATTTTCCTGCATGTCCTATATCCTTACAGACCTCATCAAATTAACATTTTCCTCACCAGCTGCTGACAGGAGCAGgggtaaaaaagaaataatcaaacaatattttattcttcacatttttctttaagcCTGAATATGACAGTTTAATGGCTGCGGAAAATTTCAGCAGCTAAGTGAGAGACATTTGATCGTTCAGTTCGTGAGGGTCATGTAGCATACAGCTGAaccttttactgtaaaaatgggGACAAATAAAATCCTACCAATCCCAAACTAACTGCAGGTTTAGATCCAGGCTGGGTTCAAATCTGCAGAGAGTCGGTTTGGCTCCTGGGCTTTGACACCTACGCAGGCTTTAAAGGTGTCGACACATATTACAACCACTGCTACCTTCATTAACAGACGTGTTTCCTCACATTTCCTGCGTTTTATAACCAAGCTCTATTTCTGGCTGAGTAAAAAAACAAGTCCAGGTGACTTCCCTTTGATGGAAGGGCAAATCCTGTTGTGTGCAGCGAAACCGTTGATGTGTTTTAGAGAGGAACGTGAGTCAGACTGGTTCCTCTGACCTGATGAATGCGTGAATGTGGTGCTGAGCAGTCAGTAAGAGTCGAGTATGAACACCGTGCTGGTGTTTGTACACtggagctggtggagacataaaGGAGCCTCGTCTGAGCACTGCAGCAGGTTTCTCTGTGCTTCCGTCCATTTGCATAATCATTCATAGCGAGCGGGCCGGCCGGGCGGGAGGGCTGCAGCTCATCGTGCATTCTGCAGCTTCTCCTCGCACGTTTCCATGGCAACGCTGGCAGTATCCATCCGAGGCACGCCGGTgctttgtgaatgtgtgtttatggAGATGGCACTAAGCCAAAGCCACCGCCCACCGCTGATAACTCAGAATATTCCCACAATGCATCAGTGTGGCGTAGTTAACCCAAGATTCAACTTCTGGGGCCCCTGGAGCAGATGTTTTTAGAACTCAGctgtttaaagtttgcattattgggggcgtggcctctttgactgacaggtggatggtgatgCAGGTGGCTGTAGCAGCTAGATGTCTGTTAGGCTTCATCTGAACTGGACCGCTGGACCGTGTTTgcgctgttggagccttttggagcatttttaatgcagttatctgaccaataatatggctgctgtgcttcactggactaacagaccgtctAAGAAGTGTTCTGTTTGGAGTGATTGGCAGGTATCTGCGTGTGTGTGATGGTCCCTGTCTGGGTGCAGCTGGATAACTACAGCTGATAACAGCACTTCTCCCTcatgtccaaatatggtcacttccaaaaacaaaaaaacaacacaactgtgGCCAAAATGCTAAATGTGGTGTTCACAAACCACTGGGTGAGGTCAGGGGGCTGAgcccatctttcatatacaggcTGTGAGGTAACCCCGTCCTTACAGGTTTCGTGTTTGAATGGATGGTTCAGAGTGCTGTGAAACtaatgtagtttttatttttcggCCTGTTTCATTTATGGAGCGCAGACAGCTCCACAAAGACTCATTGCTCGGTTTGAGGCGGCGCTCCTGCTGTTGTTTGATTGAGGTCTGGAGAAGGACTGAAGCTGTTGTCGGGATGTTTCTGCAGGAACAACAGAAAACGGTCTGACGCGCTCTCGGTGCTGGAAATCCTCTGTGAGGTTTGGGTCACGTGCATCATAATCACATCACGCACGCTTAAAGTCCGGCTACCATAACATTTGACTGACTGCACATGCTCACATGCACCTCTGTGCGTGATAAAGTATGTGGATCTTataacagaaaaatacagtttaaatcaCAAAAACCTCTATCTGTATTTATGGAAAGCTCTGATTTGCTTTCACTGAATTGTGCTAAATTACGTTGATTTTATTATTGATAGAGAATATAGTACATCTAAAGACAGGTCCCCCCCGTGCCCTGCTGGACACCCCCTGGATACATCAGACTGAAGCAGAGGATAAACTACAGTGTTAGGATTGCTTTATTAACGAAACCACGTTCTTCATCGTTCCTCATATAAACTTGTGTCGTTTCCCTCCACCTGCTGTTTGTCTCATCACACAGGTAATAGTGGAAGGTGGGGAAGACGATTGATTAATTAACTAATCGACCAATTATCTGAGCTCTGATggcagaaacaggaaataacctaAAGGCAGAAACGCAAGGAAACATCAGAGCAGAGCGGGCGATCGAGGCTTAGTGCGtactgggggggtgggggtgaaacCTGCCTAGCAACACAGATGCCGCTGCAGCCAAAACCCCAGGGTCCACCTTTAATATTCCACCTTAAACTGCTGTAATGTGATGAAACACCTCTGTTTCCTCTGAGGTCACAGGGGGGCAGGGGGAGTTCAGTTAAAGCTGCTTCTGTTCAGGAACAAGCTCATTATTTTCAGCACGTTTTCCTAcagattagttttttttaaatgagctgaAATTAAATCTCTGACTTCTCgtccttgaggcgacagtttgttgtgatttggcgctatataaataaaattgaattgaattgaattggtagGGAAACAACAAACCCTCACCTTCCCAAAAAAAATCACGAAAGAAGCAGAGGGTGATTTTTCACTTATGCCTGACTCATAAAGTCATTTCCATTGTAAACCGGTGCAGAAGAAGCACAAACATCTTCACAAATCAGGAAATGAAATCTAAAATGTTCCTGGGGATGGCCCCATCACCAGTTCAACGTGACAGAACGAGAGGTCTGGAGGATGTGTCTGATTTTTGGGACTTTTCCACCATAAATTGGTGCAAAAATCActagaaatgaaagaaaatgacgAATGAAACTTTGCTGGGGAGGACACTCACGTGCCAACCCATGAACCTTTGAACCCAGCAGCTGGAGTGGTTCCGTGGGCTTCTCAGGTGCTGCTGTCTTCTTCTAACACCTGAATGTGATAAACTGGAGCTCCTACAGACAGGAGGAGGACgatgaggaggagggggtgaCACAGATGGGGGAGGAAGGAGAGCAACAAGTGGCATtatggaggaggagggaaggtGACGTCAGTTACTCTACCAGGTGGTATTGTGTGAGGGGGGAGAGGGGTAACAATCCAAATTCCTCTGCTTCCCTAGGAGTGATGCATGCAGGGAAAAAAACGCAGAccaccctcctccctcctcttcctcctccgtctctgcagcagcacacggagcttcagcagcagcagcaggaggaagaggaggaggaggaacaatAAGCATAGAGGAGATTCCGCAGCTCGtcggtgttttcttttttttttttctttttttttttagcgggAGCTGGTGAAGCAGCTCCGAGGAGGAGGCAGGAGGGGACCCGGCAGAGGGAAGATGTCCTCGCCGCAGGTCTCCTCGTCCCGCCGGCAGTCATGCTATCTGTGCGACCTGCCTCGCATGCCCTGGGCCATGATCTGGGACTTCACCGAGCCCGTGTGCCGGGGCTGCGTCAACTACGAGGGCGCGGACCGCATCGAGTTTGTCATCGAGACAACCCGCCACCTGAAGCGGGCGCACGGCTTCCAGGAGGGCCGGAGCCCCGCGGGGGgaccgcagcagcagcagccttccGCAGCGAAGAGCCAGGCGGTGTTACTGAGCGGGAAAGAGCCGCTTAACCACCACCAACAGGCGGACGGAGCGGGGAAGTCCCAGCAGCCCGGTTTGGACCGGTACTCGCTCGGAGCGGACAGCCGGGCTCAGTTCTACAGcgggcacagcagcagcaggttgcCCAACGGGCTCGGAGGACCGAACGGTTTCAAAGCGGATGAAGGACCACCGGAGCTGAACCGGCAGAGCCCGAACTCTCGGAGCAGAAGCCACGCGGGGCTGGTGTCGGTGAATGTCCCGCCGAACCTGCTTCCACAGACGCTGCTGAACGGACCCGTGCCGCACGGCATGGCGAGCCGAGCGCAACAGAGCCCCATGGTCGGCGTCTCCCTGCCCGGGCAGGTGGGTCTGTCCGATACGGGGGGGAAGCGACCCGCCTCGGTGTCCAGCACGGACCAGGACCGGGAACTGAAGGAAAAGCAGCGGAACGCGGAGGTTCTGGCCGAGCTGAGCGAGAGCCTCCGGAACCGGCAGGAAGAGTGGGCCAGCAAGCCCAAAGCGGTGCGGGACACGCTGGTCGCGCTGTCCGGCTGCACCCCGTTTGACGTCCGTTTCAAGAAGGACCACGCGCTTCTGGGCCGCGTGTTCGCCTTCGACGCAGTGTCCAAACCCGGAACCGACTACGAGCTCAAGATCTTCATTGAGTACCCGAGCGGCTCCGGGAACGTGTTCTCCAGCGCGTCCGGGGTGGCCAAGCAGATGTACCAGGACTGCATGAAGGACTTCGGCAGAGGTCTCTCCTCCGGGTTCAAGTACCTGGAGTACGAGAAGAAGCACGGATCCGGGGACTGGCGCCTGCTCGGGGATTTATTACCGGAGTCTCTGCGCTTTTTTAAGGAGACCGTGGCGGGAGACATGCTGCCGCAGCCCTACATCGACGGCAGCTTTCCCCTCCTTCCAACCTCACTGGTGCTTCCCGGCCGGGCTCTGGCTTCGGGCAGTGGGAGCAGCGGCTCCAGGACCGGGGTGCGGAAGAGGAAGGCCTCACCGGAGCCGGACTCCGCGGAGGAACAGCAGCGGCAGCAGTGGATCAGCAGCCAGGCCGAAGCTCTCAAGCTCTCCATGGCTGCGGGCTCCTTCTCCGGGCCGCCGCCCCCGCACGGCTCAGGGCATCGCGCCACCCCCCCTGAGTCCGCTGCGCCCTCGCAGAATGGACAGTCCCCGATGGCCGCGCTCATGTCGGTGGCGGACACACTCGGGAACGCGCATTCCCCCAACAAGGACAGAGACTCGGTGCACTCCACCACGTCCTCCAGACACACGAGCAGCAGCCCGGTGTCCCCCGCCTCCGTTTCCGGCCAGAGGCGCCTGTCCTCCCGCAACGGGGACCTCGGGCTCTCCGCGCCGACGCAAGAGCAGGTGCACGCGCAGAGCGTGCCCGACTCCCCCATGGCCAACAGCGGGCCTCTGTGTTGCACCATCTGCCACGAACGCTTGGAGGACACCCACTTCGTGCAGTGTCCGTCCGTCCCGAACCACAAGTTCTGCTTCCCCTGCTCCAGAGAGAGCATCAAAGCGCAGGGAGCCTCCGGGGAGGTGTACTGCCCCAGCGGGGACAAGTGCCCCCTGGTCGGCTCCAACGTACCCTGGGCCTTCATGCAGGGGGAGATAGCCACCATCCTGGCTGGAGATGTGAAGGTAAAGAAGGAGAGAGACCcgtgaggaggaggatgaagaggtgCTTTGGTCTGCTGCTGAGCCTCAAACCCAGACtttcttctgtgtgtctgtcagtggaGAGAGATCAGTGCGCTgttatttttcatgaaaaatcAATTTGAGGTATTTGGTTTCAGCTTCACCCCCAGAAAGAtgagctttaaattaaaaatatttaaattagaATATTTAAAACgataaaagaaaaaggcaaactgtttcagtcatttttcatGTAACTGTGGAGTTTAGACTGGTGATAAAACACATTATAAAGGCGTATCTTTGTGCTCtgcataatttaaaatgtgttacaCCTGAATATGGCTGCTGTTGAAGCAGAAAATGTGCCATGGAGATCAGATTTGGTTTTCAGGAGTAACCTGGAACCTACTGTAAATTTAAATAGGCtccatttttattcaaattaattattaataatcaaAGAACAGGATATACATCAGCACAGCAGTACTGACATTTTTGTACATCTTCCTGTTTTTAGTGCTTAACTTTTACTTGAATATTTTTACAGTGTGGTATTTATACTTTTACCTCAGTAAAGAGTCTGAATACTTCCTCCGTCTCCATGTACACTTTTAGTTAAAGTAGTTCCTGGGTGCTATCACTTATATTTAAGTGTCTGTCATCTCAtccatattttttaattttgtgaacaCAGTATGATGGCATTTGACCTTCGCTGCCTCTGTTTGACATGAAATCTGTTTTCAGCCCATTTCTGCATCTGTAAAGAAAACCGTGGATGAGAATGGGACGAATATGAGAAGCGGCTCATACTCAGGCTAACATCATCCTGAAACAAAgaaatttgttacattttaaatcttttaatagtTATTTTTGATGTAAAAATATCCAGAAAACTCCAACCATATCATCATATTCATTGTCATTTGTGTCTTTTCCTGCAAAATCAGGACCACCTTAATCTGTCATAAAGGCACAATGTTATTTCCACCGTAACGGGTTTTGAAAATATTACAAATGTAATTTCTAAAGCTTATAAATACCATCTGTCACCTTTTTATCCATCATTTCCAACAGAAATGCTCCGTTTGAatgaaaaatgactgaaacagtttattgttgcagataaatattaataattataataatgatCAGACTCACTGAATTATTTTAAAGTGTTAATCCAtctctgctttctgctgcttttctggATCCAGGTCGCGTTCATTTTGTTATTAATGTCCGTCTGGAAATGAATTTTATTACAATGTAGTCACAGTTTATTTGCTGGTCAGAGTCTCCATCGCACTTTGATTCACACTAAATTATGTGTTtattctggttttattttttaaacagtcGTGAATTCTTCCTGTGTGGTAGGACAAACCCTCTCAGGAAACTGAGAGGCGAACACCCGCAGACGGGACCGTGTTTGCTAATTAAACAGACTGTTAACGGACTCAGATGTTGCGCAGATGTTTCAGCCTTGATGGGGTGGAGAAATGCAAGCCTGTAAAACATGTTTGAGGAGGTTAAATGAGGGTGGGCGTGtgctcattttcagcctctTCATGGGAAGCCGTTCAGCATTTATTAACTTTGTCTCTGTGACTAACATCAAAGACATGAACAACCTCATTCTCTTGTCAGAATTgcatcttttaatgtcattgATGTGTCAAAAAGATAAACATCTGTAATCCATCTTGGActtttccaaaaaaataaaagtccgCTTGCATCGAAGGGATTGGCGGGTTATTTCAGGGCGTCTTTGTGCTCGTTCGCACTGAAGGAACCGCGTGGTAGGATGTCTTTCAGGAGGAGAAAAAGTACTCGCAGTCCGTCGTGCCAGCCTCCCGCTCTGAGATGAGTGTAACTGGGTGGAATTGCTCTCACAGGGGCTGAAGTAAAAATCATTGTACAGGAAGTCACAACAAAGAGCATCACAGCAACTACCTCCATTCCCTTCAGTGTTGCCTTTGCTTTAAGCACACAGAGCCTTTGTTTAAATGATATCTTAGGATTTTAGCGTACTTCAAGTTGACGTTGAGGTTCAAGCTGTCACTAAAAGATTTGATTACCTGGTGAGTCCACAGGTGTGTAGGGTTCGTGCAGTGGGAAAGCGGCTGCAGTTGTGTGTGCCATGATGCTCCTGCAGGACTTCCCCCTCATTACAAAGTGTTTGCTAATGAGGGTAGAATGGCTAGAAAATAATTTGGGTGCTGAAAATCCAGGTTAAAAATTTGAACTCTGACCTCAGGCTTCTCTAATGTGATAGTTAAACAGCCTGTCATGCTGTTTACGCTGCGTTCAAATAATGAGCCACTCcttccactcctcctcctcctctcaaaAGGCTGCAGGCGTCTGAAACATCAGTTGACAAACTCTAATCCAACATCACGGTCACAACAAGTCAGCAATCAGATTTTCGAACGACTGTTCTCTGATCTCTGCAGCATCTTTCTGACGAGAAAAACTTTGTGAAACTTGCCGTAGAAATCCTAAACAGCTGCAGTTGGAACCTGTCAGGGTTCAGTTGTAGATTTTTAATGCTCCTCATAATTCAGTTGCAACTTAACTGGAGGTTTCTGTGGTGAAAAAACTCGTTCCGAAGCCTTAGTGTCAAAATGTAATGATGTGTCTTGACTTAGAGCTTTGAAATGAAAATCCAGCACAGCTAATAAATGTTAAACCTCTGTCACCAGAGCACCTGGATCCACAAAGCACACAGAGATGGAGGCTCTCCCTGACCTGAGCCATAATGACTTCCTCATTATGtgtaaatttacaaaaaaaatatagcgAATGAGTGCGCGTCACCAAGACCACACAAAATTCCCGAAAAAATCCAAAGTGTTTTTTCAGTGGACAAACTGGTTTCAAACAATTTAAGTGAGGAAAACGAGTCTGTGTTTAACGACCTGCAGCTCTTCCTCAGTCCAAAcggctttattatttttaactgaaagaagaaacagaaaatgactCACCAACAGCCCTGATagtgaattcatttttttttttaagcagaaacATCAGTGCATCTGTTCTGGTTCCATGTCGGGTTATTTGTTGATTTTCTCTGTTTGAATGGCTGAAATGTTTGGACTGGAGATGAAATGAGATCGTTGAAGACATCTGACTCTCCGATGGGTGCTGGAGAGACTAAATGaggaaattttaaaataaatgtcagtttgtttcttctgccctgaaaagaaaaatagctTTGGCCAATAAtcagttggatttttttttttttttttagaatttcaCTGCAGATTAAAGCAGATAAAAACTAATAAGTTAATAATAAAGCTGACAGATGGGATTGACTTGTCATAAAGTCATGCTGAAACGATGCTTTGAAATGTGTATAGTTTCTACCTTGTATAAttatctaaatttaaaaaaaaaaaaaaaaattttttttgtacttggAAAATTTGTGAAAAGTTGTGGGATATAGAAGAGGAGATTGTCGGCATACGGTGATATTTTATGAATGGTGTCTTCCCTCCAttgattcattttaaagtgGAAAAGAGGGTTTTCCGGCTGAGCAGCTTCAGTAAAGGACTCGTTGCAGGCCGGAGGTTGGAGCAGAGTTGAACTTATAAATATTCTACATGTGGATGTTTCTGAAAACGTGTCTAACGATGAAACGAGCGTGTTGTGTTGTCGTGGAGATGATGGAGGTGTGATCAGTGACGTTGTGCTGAGGCGGCCTGTTgtcacactaacacacacttcATTTTTACATTAGAAAGTCAtgtctgtaaaaataaaaaacaacaaaaaaaacaaacgtttttttatttttatagaaattatttaatattttaattttgaatttgattttttttttatttaaaagtttaatttttaatatgttttttactgcaattaaaaaaacttCCTTTctatgtgtttctgttttacatCTAAGGTTTGATTCAGCttgttttgtatttctgttaATGTAGTgacagataaaaatgaaaaaaatacagatgaaaCTAACACATTTGATCTTGTAACGTGCCTTGGAGCTGAGTCAGTTGTAATAAATTCCATTGGTATGAACCTTTTCTGTGAAATGTGACTTTTCTTTAATGTGACACTCAACTTTATGTTGAAATTCTGAGATTTCACATTCTGGGCTCAAATATTTCCTCTGGCTGAAGATTTCATTCAGTGGAAACTGAACAATTTATGCTGTGTGACGGAGCGGATAACATGTTTTTCCAGAGGGCCAAACTGATGGAGATAAAGTAAGAGAACAGTCGTACACTGGGCTGAagtgaaataatatttaatcgtatttatttatttccctctAGGAAGTCGTGCTCTCGTTCTACAGGAGAGACCTGGCTGAGGTAGCAGCTGTACAAACAAcatatgaaaatgcaaaaaatatgatttagCATACACCATGATACACTAAAAGCACCTCTTGAGAAAAATGCCCATATTTCCATCATTTATCGTGGTGCTTAAACATGGGACAGAGATTTTCCCTCTGGGCTTTCAAACCCAGATCCAGcataaatgcagaaaatacATAAACCATGATAGCTTTACTTTATTTCCTCAGTGCAAACGCAGTACGTTCAGGGGGGCTTAAAGCAGCATGATGCACACATCAAATTCATTTCCAACATCCAGGTCAACTTTGATAGACTTCAGCCAATgcagattataaaaaaaatcaaaaacattgaAATCCTGAAGTCAGCATcttcatattttatgtttttataattcAACATCTCAAGATTTGTTCAGCTTATCTCACAAAGATGCATATTTTACACCAGATATAACCAAAACCTAAAATGTATCCATGCTCCCTGGTTTGAGCCTACCACCCTTCAATGATGGAGAAACTAGAATAAAATCTATTGTGATTTCAACCATTTACGTTAATTTTCCATCCATTTCCACTTTGGCTTTATTGTGCCTTTATAACCGAAAATGATCaacattttattgaaaatttGATTAACTCATCCACATTTAAATCCATCCAGTGGGCTGATTTGGACCTTTGGGCGGACCAGATATGGCCCCTGAGCCACATCTTTGACACATATTCATAAATGTTATAAATGATCAGTTCAAAATGTGACCAGTGAGCCACTGGAGCCTAACAGCAGTAAGGCTACAGacatcccataatgcactgcaaCCTGTATGAGAGTGCGCTTCTCCAGAAACTCGAGAATGTCTGATGTGGACGACACAT is part of the Archocentrus centrarchus isolate MPI-CPG fArcCen1 chromosome 22, fArcCen1, whole genome shotgun sequence genome and encodes:
- the irf2bpl gene encoding putative E3 ubiquitin-protein ligase IRF2BPL, which encodes MSSPQVSSSRRQSCYLCDLPRMPWAMIWDFTEPVCRGCVNYEGADRIEFVIETTRHLKRAHGFQEGRSPAGGPQQQQPSAAKSQAVLLSGKEPLNHHQQADGAGKSQQPGLDRYSLGADSRAQFYSGHSSSRLPNGLGGPNGFKADEGPPELNRQSPNSRSRSHAGLVSVNVPPNLLPQTLLNGPVPHGMASRAQQSPMVGVSLPGQVGLSDTGGKRPASVSSTDQDRELKEKQRNAEVLAELSESLRNRQEEWASKPKAVRDTLVALSGCTPFDVRFKKDHALLGRVFAFDAVSKPGTDYELKIFIEYPSGSGNVFSSASGVAKQMYQDCMKDFGRGLSSGFKYLEYEKKHGSGDWRLLGDLLPESLRFFKETVAGDMLPQPYIDGSFPLLPTSLVLPGRALASGSGSSGSRTGVRKRKASPEPDSAEEQQRQQWISSQAEALKLSMAAGSFSGPPPPHGSGHRATPPESAAPSQNGQSPMAALMSVADTLGNAHSPNKDRDSVHSTTSSRHTSSSPVSPASVSGQRRLSSRNGDLGLSAPTQEQVHAQSVPDSPMANSGPLCCTICHERLEDTHFVQCPSVPNHKFCFPCSRESIKAQGASGEVYCPSGDKCPLVGSNVPWAFMQGEIATILAGDVKVKKERDP